The sequence ACAGCCTATACACCAATTACAAAGGATTGGTTATGGCTGGGTATCAGGGTTGGTTTGCTGCACAGGGAGACGAGTCGAACCGAGGATGGCATCACTATCAGAAAAAGGGCAGGTTCGAGCCGGGGTTTGCTTCCATCGACTTCTGGCCCGATGTGAAAGATTATCCGAAAACGTACAAAACGGCATTTCAATACGCCAATGGCAGCCCCGCTTATGTCTATAGTCCCTACGACGAAACCAGCGTCGATCTACACTTCAGGTGGATGAACGACTACGGTATCGATGGGGTATTCATGCAGCGGTTCCTGTCCGAAATAAAATCCGAAAGTGGGAAACGGCATTTCAACAAAGTACTGGCCAATGCGCTCAAAGCGGCCAAAAAGTACAAGCGGGCCATATGCATTATGTACGATCTAAGCGGATCAACCTCTGCCGACATGGCTCTGGTAGTGAGTGACTGGAATGAGTTGCAGCAACGTTTTGCCCTGTTCGATACGAATGAAAACCCGACCTACCTGCACCACAATGGTAAACCGCTTTTGGCTATCTGGGGTGTTGGTTTCAATGATAACCGTAAATACACCGTTGCCGACATCCAAACCGTAGTTGATTCGATAAAAGGCCCTACGAAGAAAACCTCGATTCTGCTGGGCGTGCCGTATTACTGGCGGACAATGACGAAAGACACGGAACCATCTGAATCGCTCCACCCGCTCATCAAAAGTGCCGACATTATTATGCCCTGGGCCGTCGGTCGTTACAATGCCAGTACGTACGCTTCTGTCGCCGGCAATACCCTGGCCGATGACATAGCCTGGTGCAAAACCCATTCAGTCGATTATGTACCACTTGTTTTTCCGGGATTCAGTTGGGGAAATTTAAAAAATAATCCTGCGGTCTATAATCAGATTCCGCGACTAAAGGGCGATTTCCTGTGGCAACAAGTCGCTGGCGCAAAGCAGGCTGGCGCTCAAAGCCTGTATGTAGCCATGTTCGATGAGATTGATGAGGGAACGGCTATTTTTAAAACAAAAAAAGAAGATGAACTACCTTTGAATGGCAATGGTAACTTTGTGGGTATTGAAGCTGATCTGGATGCTGATTATTATTTATGGCTCACAGGGCAGGCAGCCAGTTGGTTTCATAAAAACAAAGGATACAATCAGCAAAAACCATTCAGAAAAAAGTAGCTCATGAAATTTACCCTGGCCATTGCGATACTGTTATTGATGACCCTACGATGCAGTGCGCAATCGGGTCGGGCACCCGGATCAGGTGCCACGTATCGCAATCCGGTCATTGCCGGTGACTTTGCCGACCCATCGGTTATTCGCGTTGGCGATACGTATTACGCGGCTGGCACCTCATCGGAGTGGGGACCCGCCTATCCGATTTACACCTCAAAAGATCTGGTCAACTGGGACTATGTAGGACCCGTTTTTAAAACCCTGCCCGATTGGACAATGGGCAGCTTTTGGGCGCCCGAGCTTTTTTATCGGAATGGTTCATTTTATTGCTACTATACGGCCCGTCGAAAATCAGACAAACGATCGTATATCGGTGTCGCTTCTACCCGCGACCTTCGTAAGGGATTCACAGACCACGGATTACTGATCGAATGGACTACGGAAGCCATTGACGCATTTGTGCTTGAAGACGGCGCTAAATTGTACATAACCTGGAAAGCTTACGGTCTCGACAAAGGAAAAGACATCGAAATTCTCGGTGCCGAATTGGCTCCCGATGGGCTTAACGTAACCGGGAAAGCATTTACGCTCCTGAAGGCTGATCGAAATACCTGGGAAGCTGGCGGAGCCGAAGGGCAGGCAATCGTTAAGCGAGGTCGCTATTATTACATGACCTATTCGGGCAATGCGTGTTGTGGTGCGCAG comes from Spirosoma aureum and encodes:
- a CDS encoding glycoside hydrolase family 71/99-like protein, with translation MKTRPSLILLFFLLISIGVRSQQAKVNDGESNSLYTNYKGLVMAGYQGWFAAQGDESNRGWHHYQKKGRFEPGFASIDFWPDVKDYPKTYKTAFQYANGSPAYVYSPYDETSVDLHFRWMNDYGIDGVFMQRFLSEIKSESGKRHFNKVLANALKAAKKYKRAICIMYDLSGSTSADMALVVSDWNELQQRFALFDTNENPTYLHHNGKPLLAIWGVGFNDNRKYTVADIQTVVDSIKGPTKKTSILLGVPYYWRTMTKDTEPSESLHPLIKSADIIMPWAVGRYNASTYASVAGNTLADDIAWCKTHSVDYVPLVFPGFSWGNLKNNPAVYNQIPRLKGDFLWQQVAGAKQAGAQSLYVAMFDEIDEGTAIFKTKKEDELPLNGNGNFVGIEADLDADYYLWLTGQAASWFHKNKGYNQQKPFRKK